ATCTGcctaaatattaaaatatgatttgttaagtaataaactattttttagtaaaggaaaaatctatatattttttaaatgttagtattttccttttaatttaacatagaactcTTCTAAATAAAGAAGGTCACtaaagtctaaaaatggtcACGACCATCAAACCCTCCTTAGTGACTGTGTTGTGTTATCTATGGTCTTCattcaataaaacataaattgtcatttgatttttgtattttctcaAGTTCATGAATCAATTTtacggatttttaaaaattcatagcACCTGATTcataaacatacttttattaacacacaaaaactatatttaacttaattcattttacaacgattgataaaacaagttctacaacttatattaatctCTCTCGCTGGCACAGCTTTTAGTGCGACGGGGTCATTGACTATAAAACTATCTGTTCATCTGTTTCTgaaatataattgtaaaatcACTATTGTATTTACTCAAATTGCAAGAATTTTAGGttttaatcatatgttcatcATGAATAATTATGCATATGTTAACTTTATGCATGTTTTTATTcagaaaattgcatattaacattaaaataaagcCAGGTTGAATAATATTAATGCTTACGGTGACTTGATTTTGCATATGTAACATCTGTAAGTGTCAAAGTGCAGTGTGTCGGGATGTTCAAAAATAGTTCATCTTATTTGCTATGTAGGGCAGGTATACATTCAAATCCAGGCCGAAAACAATCCCCTTAACGACACAGGATACTTCTGAAATGGTGAAGTAGATATCAGTTTTGAGCTTAATTACTTTAAATTCAGGATTTTCATGAACCAAGAAAATTAATGTGCTCCGAAAATGACACAAAAAATGTAAGCATAGCTAATAGGGAACGACTGCCTATTGGTAAACTCCCATTAAAATTTCATACGCTTCATCAAATAAACTTCAGGAAAATTAGATTATATTAAAGAGAAAACTTAAGACCACAACAATACAATTTGATAATCTTACGTAGTCAGTTGTAAAATGTGGGGCCTAAGACTTCTAGTGCGAGTAATTGTGGCATTCAATTTGCTCTGTTTAGCATTTTGTGTTTATAGGAACTGCGGAGGAATCGTCCGTGCTCCAAAAGGTGTTGTAACATCTCCGAACTTTCCAAATGAGTTTCCTACACCAATTTTGTGCGAATGGGTTATCCTAAACCGCCAGACAAAGTTCACATTGATCCATCTTactcaattttatttgaaaagtcATTTTACCGTCCAGTTCTTTCAGGAATATACGAATTCTGAAATGTACAGAAACGAATCAAGACCGGAAGTATTAAACGCTTACCATGACGTGTACACAATGGTTATTCCGGCTCCGTATGCCGTTCTGCGGTTTGGAGTCCATGAAATGGGCGACATAAATATCCGGGTCTTGGAACATATGACCGACGTTTACGGTTTTAATATTACATACGAATTCGTTAATTCAACTATAGATTATCACAAAGAAACATGCACTGCGTACCACTGCTCTTACCTTGGACATTGCATCGCCTCTGAGGATTTCTCGGAATACAAATGTCATTGTTTTAACAACTTCTTTGGAGACTATTGCCATTATGGGCTAGACTGCAACCCCAAAACTAAGACCAATAGGTGTCAAAATGGAGGAATCTGCAGGTAACGTGAAGTTTATTATAGTTAACTATTATATCAATGGACATGATTTACGCATGTTTTAGTTTTTTATTTAGAGATATGAAACGTAATTAAGTCTCGCgtttaccaaaaaaatgtatgataattaaatttaaaatgaaatttaaaaacatgctGGTATGTAAACgaatctaaataatttttccgTACAGtattgtattaaaaatgaaCAGTATGTAGCAAAACAAATATTgctgattattttctttacGTTAGAATGCAAACATCAAGACCAATCTACTTTACAAACTGGCCTTTTGTAAAGAAGACCCGCGGCCCTGTCCCTCTCTTGATTTCGAATTAAGTTATAGCAAATTATGCTTTTAGATTTATAATAGATACACTGTCTCTGTAGAGATTGTCTTCTCGTGAGTagctttgtttttattaatgtaACAACATTCGCATGAATAATTGAATAAGTTGATATATATGATGCCCATATTCTCCGGCGAGTTCACCTCATTAATATCTATCTAATGTCACATTGTCTTAAGGCAGGTTTAAACAATTTGCTTGAACCAGCGGGTCATTGCTAAAGTAGGCTACTGCAATTACGCAAATTCATAATAGGAAACATTCAAGTAGGACACTACCTGTTTCATTCAAATAGAAGGGAGAGAGCTGAGTTATTTTGCACCTATTACCTTATAGGTGTAACCGGATTCTAACTTCAATAATTCTTAACTTATATAGGTCTTCTCATATTTTACTTTGGTTAATCTGAAATGCAGtccacaaaatattttttttttgatgaaattaGAAAATCAAATTATCTGAACTTATGGAGGCAATACGGTTTTTTCTTTATGTAGATAGGACATTAAAATGCCctcttcttatttattttttttacttgggTTTATCTTTAATGCagtctacttttttatttttttttaattactcaGAAAATCAGATTATCTGAACTTCTGAAGGTTGGGTGGTCAGAAAAGCATCCATGAGATCTacctaaaaaataaataaagaaaaaaaacttttcgttttttttaaaccattattcagtaaagaaaaaaatccttgtATTTCAACTTCAAAATCGAAATTTTtccccatatttttttttttttttttacaaagttcacTTTCAGTTCGACCCCCTTCCTCTTCCGGGTCTGACAGGTGTCGATAGGAGGTCATTTTTACATGACCTTTATTTCTGACCAATCAGGGGAGGGCTTTAACTGCATTAGAAAAATCTATGAATTTATTGGAAATCTTCGAAAGGAGATAAAAACATTACAATACCGAGTGTAAggaaaaggaggggggggggggtaagtttTAATCAGAAAGCTCATTTTCATCTGGAGATGTATGTATATTAATCTGAAAATAGCCACAAGAATTCAACTGTAATAAGTATTCCTCCACACgcttgtttgttttataagaaaattatgttgtttgtttgtgttgATTTCAGCTACCTGAACGGGTCACTGAATTATATATGTGAATGTCCTACAGGTTACACGGGGGACTGGTGTGAAATTAAGCAAGACGGTGAGTTATTGTGTAATTGAGCCTTTTAAAAAAGACTTAAGCGACACAAAATATCGACATAAACTCTGTAGATTGTAAATCTAGTATAAGCTACTGTATGTACGATTCATCATAATATATACACTGTGTAAGGTATCTCTCTACATCAAaacttgtactttttaaaacattgcatCACAAGATATCAATTAAAGTCTTTCGTTCACTTGTTCGTATTAATCAGTTTGGTTGAATATTATCATAGTCCAGCAGTTAAAGTATGGGGTTTGTCAACCACAGTTCATGAGTTTGAAACAGAATGGAAATTTTGTTCGTATATACTatataacaattttgaaaattgaaattggTTGCATCAAAAATTGCAAATGGTATTTGTTCGTCTgtttgacttaaatacttcttttGCATCATGCTACATAATGTATCAGTGATATTCAGGTAGTGTTTTGCTGATGGGAAACAATTTAAGGTGAACTAAACcatcttaatttttaatttctacaAAGTCATACATACAGTTTGAACCTTGTCAGCATACAATTACAATACATTACAAAAGCATAACGATTACTCAGCTTCACAgcaatttttgtataaaatcttTCTCTTATAAAGTAACTAAACTGTTTACAAAGAACTATATTAAATGTCTTACGAAGCATTCTGATTTTGTTCGTTTCTGTCCAGACTGTTATTATCTTGGTTGTGAACATCTTTGTGTGGAAGTAATACCTGGAGTGAAGGGATGCCAGTGTGAAGAAGGGTACCAGATTGGACCAGACAGGCAGTCATGCATCGCCAAAGGTAGCGTTCAATGGGACAATTTTGCGCGTTACGCTATACATcatatatacattgtttttttgCTTTTGCATCACAATGTATATAATCCTTTGGTTTTCTTTCTTTACAAAActattattgatttaaaatcttaattttaagTCACCTTCCGATTTTGACTTGACAATATAAAGGTATTGGTCTAAAAGCTTCGTAGGGTACTAGTATCTGTTTACAtttcattgttgttttttttttaatttatatgtacgtatttttttttttattggtttgtAAGATCACGTTTAATTACTATCATTAAAACAGAAAACTTGGTTGTACTTGTTCGTCTTGATATTACCTCATTGCAACCGACAACATCTTTAGAACGGCGAACCGTTTATAACAATGTAAGTGACAAACAAGCTGAATCGTTCAGGAAtggatataaaaaataaatatttttttatccgagtttcacaaattttgtgtatttcAAAAGGTCGTCAGAGAACTACACCTTTTGCATATCAAGAATATTAGCGAAGTCACGAATATCAGAGGAAGGTACGTTTGATAACCAAccaaaaacattttgataattaatgtcgtactgcaaaagaaaaagttgaatttgtattgtttatgaTACTTTGTAAATTATCTTTATTGTTtaagcaaaaattaaaaacaaacaactcCCCCCTAAAAGAAACAATCCCGCAATCACATCCCCCTAAAAAACCtccaaaaacaaaactaaacaaACAGTACAATAAGATTCTAAAATTTTGGTCCTTACATGTTTCACATGAATGCGTTCTATTTCAGATCAAACAACTCTGATGTGATCGagttaaaatttattattaacaaaaaaggCATGCATTCGACGGTGGacttattgcaaaatataacaaaacaaatttatgaAAAGGAAGGTGGCAAAATTGTATTGACTTTTTCTATTGCAGAAGGTAATACAACTTTTAACTGTATCGTAAATAAAGTCTTGCATGCATCTTAAGTTCGTACTGTCCAAAAGAAAgttaagataaaaatataagtaacGGTTCCCCCTTTCTTGTAGAGTTAAGGATAATTGACTTAGTTGTTGGCAATGGTGGTCCAACTTCTATGGGCTATATCAACGAAAACGGGTTCCTTACTATCTCTTGTATAGCAAAAGGAAGGAACACCACGACATTTCAGTGGTACAAAGATGACATACAGATCGACTTTTCCATTTCTCCACGCGGTGGATATGTCACTACAGTCCATTCTAAAACTGAAGGGACTATTCGCTCTGTTCTATATTATACACAAATAAAGAAGTATGACCAAGGTCTGAATTTACTAAACCTGTCTGAAATTCTAATCATGTATAACTTTCAATTCAAACAGTAAATGCTAAAACCATAAAAAGTTAAACTTAAGATATCATGCATTTGACGTTTGGTTCGAAGAACCTTATTTATGAAATGTTGGGTGTCTTTTATCCTTTTAGGTTATTTTTCTTGTGTGGCCTCTGATGGTTATTCTGAAAAACACCAATCTATTTACGTGAGTGTTCAGACGACACCTCAGATTTACATACCTAAGAGGCAAATGGTGCTGTCAACTAATGCTTCTGTTCGTATTCCTTGCTTTTCCATCAACGAACCTTACAACACTTTTCAATACGAGTGGTACGAAAATGGAGCCAAGATTCAGTGGCATACCCACAATCGTTTTGTAGAAAGTCTGTTACCAGCTGGAACACAACTGTTTGCTAAAAGAATATCACAAAGTACAAACTTTACGTGTAGGGTTGCAAACATGGTTGGAGCGGTCAACCTAACCACGCGTGTTTTTGTGGCAAAAGGTAACCAAACTATTGGCATGGGTTTTTGTGGCAAAAAGTAATAGGACGTAAACTTTGGTAAATTTAcgttttgtaaaaacaaaacatttcatttcaagATAACCAGTTGATGTGTCATGCTGAGATACACATGGGCATTCTTTGGCCTGACACAAGAAATGGacatttgataaaacaaaattgtcCCGATGGCTTTGGAGGTAATTAAAAGTTATGAAATAACTCTGTAATATATAGTTTAAACATTGAAAACACGTCAATGAAAAgtgaaaattaacattttttttttatctttgaagacAGACgcaatgtatttaaatttttcatttttgtattaTGCCAGGATATGCCGAACGATCTTGTTATTGCGACGTTAAAGGCGGTTGCAAGTGGAATGAACCAAGCTTCCTTTATTGCCAGTCTAATCAGCTGATTAAAATATATGACAAGGTAGCTGCATGCAAATAACCTTATAAATTAAACTagggaaatttttttaattgctatGAATTAAAAGCtccaaaaattataattttaggTTGAAATTCTTTACCATGGATACAGGTCGTCTACGATATCACATATTTTAGATGAACTGCACAGCTTTATAAGTACGGTAAATCCAAATATTCATGTTGGGGATGCAGAGCTATCGATAAGCATTCTACGGAGAATTTTTGAATACCAACGCCAATACCCAATGCTAGCAACAAGCAATGAGAAAGTCTCGTTCAAAGTAAGTCTTTTAGAACCAGGATCTTATTATGTcttttttgatttattatttatccCCTACAGATATCATAACATGTATAACGTTCATTTCAATTTTCGATAGAATATAATTGAAGTTATGGATTGCATTTTGACTGCGACTAAAGATTTGCCATCGAATATCAAACAGGTATTAAGGAGTCTCGGGggagaatgtttcaaacatatgatttcctttaaaaaaaattttacagtGAAATGTCAACTTATGAGTAAActatgtgcaaaatataaagtaaattgaccGGATAGTTTTTCTGTTTGTGGCGCTTTCCTCTTAAGAAACTTAATCATGTgcgtaatttatatttttcattacgaGCCAAAAACAACAGTTACTCATATCATTGGTCAGTGATAAGATACTAATAAAAGGTCAAattcttctttaaaaagaacaaaaaatatgctTTTCAAGGCGTTAAGCTTCCTTAGCTTCCTGAGTCAGTAGAGACACTGctacaaaattatattattcACTGATGGTTTGATAATTAATGTATATAGGTGTATTATTTTTGCAGAAACTTACTCTAGGGGAAAATATATTGCACATTTCTGCCTATCTGTCTCAAAAGTCTTTTAAGACGCTTTTTCACTTCGAAACAGAAAAGGAAACGAAGACACAAACTATTGGTAAGGCTCGCTGTTAAAAATTCAGATGAAATTGTTAAATATTAATGACTATCATATTAACCTtgataaagatatttaaaattcCGGTTAACTAATTTCAGATGTTAAGGAACAAGAAAGCAGGGAAAATGGTTCCTCAAAGACACATGGTAAAActaatattaatttgattttgttgttttcgaTAGCAATGTGCATAATTgcatatcaaaataatgttgaaagtTTATGAATTACGCAGGTATGACATTTACCTTATTTACGTTTCGAAGTCTGGATACTCATCTGACATCAAAAACATCCTTCAAGTAAGTTTCTTCAAAGATCAATTTGAAAACAACCTTAAttacatttaagaaatattgtATAACTTCCTAGACATGTTTTGCTCTTGTTTTAGAAATCCAATGATGAGGTTTTCATCGGATCTTGTGGCTGTTTATGCAGACCATAGTTTATCATCATTGGAAGGACAGTCGATGGACATACCCatatatttagtaaaaaaatctttcatattaacaattttaacgATATAAAATTCCAATCACAACATTGTATCAAATAGATTTTAAACAAGATAATGCAGAGTAATTGACATTAATATCCTtctgaaaaaaatcttgaaaaaaaattcatatcaatttttaattctgtttttattatatttagatacaaaacaaatcaaaggAGTTTGAATGTGTATCATGGACTAGAAAGAAAAGGTATTTAACAAaacctttatcatattttcttgcatctattcttgaaataaaaaaatagcattCATCAAAACCCATTTGTTCTTGTTACAAGGGGTATTTCATATCCGTCATGGGGGAATGCTAGCTGTTCTGTGGTGTCTGCCAATGCAGGAGTTGTCACATGTCACTGTCAACTTCCGGTAGAGGTGATTGTGGTAGAACGAGACATAAATATCACGGTAGGTACAAGTACCATTCATTTTTAACATGAATACTTGAATACATTTTGACAAATTTCCACTTAATGATTTTGATGCTTAACATTCAATTGGtcgtcaattaaaaaaatacatcatcAAGAGTATTTGGGTTATAGTAAATTAAAAACGTGTTTCCCAAAAAGTGATTTCTCTAGTAAAACGAAATTCATATAGACATCAACGATCACACAATTCCTTGATATTTAAGGGAGATAATGATTTTAAGTGCCACATTTGATTTTGAGTAagtatctttatattttttttacatatgacaAATATCTACATTAACATCATGCAAAAGAGGCGGTTACGAATGAAATAATAAGCAAAAAGATTTAAGGAGGATTTCCGGGCATCTTGTACACGTGTGGACCAAAATGTATACTTTTCCTTATTTATACCAAAAACTGACCAAAACTATTTTCGAAAGatgaaaaacatgtaaatattttcaggtAAATAACAATGACGCAGAGACTGATATCTTTCTCGGCATTATCCTGAGTCATGCTGTTTCAATATGTGGCCTGTTTTTCTGTGTTGTAATCATTGCTGTCAACTGGAGGTACATCATGTACAACCTAATGtgttgtaaacaaatattttcttaagattttttatggatttttaaaaacaaaacaagtataagtaaaaaagaaaacctgTTATAATTGCCTTTCATTAACTTCAATGAAAAAGTGAAagtgtttagtttaaaaaaaaaaacgtatttAAAATCGAGATGATAAATGTTTAGGTACCTGACTGGTGAACATTATGTCTTCTACACAAACTATATCCTTGTTCTACTGATGAACAACGTTGTGTTCCTGGTTTGTCACTTACGACTGCATGACAAGGTATATTGCATAATTCTTTTTAACATGtgataataatatattattgctcatttgtgttttaaaaaaatgaatgcaaGAAAGATTGAAAAAATGTGTTAAGGTTAGATAACtcggatgggggggggggggggcaatagaTGAAGTTAGGGTTGTTAACTGCTTGGGCAGGACggcatttttttgttatttgagCAATAATACCAGTGAGCAGAactcttgatttaaaaaataaaaggtttcatatgtaaaataaaatcaattaaattaattcaaatttagaTTTATCGAATAAATTTAGTtagattcatttaaaatttaaaataaaatttaatatcttttaaatcttaattACGACTTTTTCTTTGATAGATGATTTGGATTATTGGAGAAATAgcagtttattttttatacatttctgCATTCACTTGTCTTTTGATGGAAATGTTCCATTTCTTCATCCTAACCTTAACATCCAAAGAATATTCGGTGAACAAGAGATGCTCAAGATTTATCATTACTGGATGGGGTGAGTTTCAAAAGATATTCTTATCTTTTGCATAGAGTCACAGGAAAGTCATactgaa
This is a stretch of genomic DNA from Crassostrea angulata isolate pt1a10 chromosome 4, ASM2561291v2, whole genome shotgun sequence. It encodes these proteins:
- the LOC128181559 gene encoding uncharacterized protein LOC128181559, with translation MWGLRLLVRVIVAFNLLCLAFCVYRNCGGIVRAPKGVVTSPNFPNEFPTPILCEWVILNRQTKFTLIHLTQFYLKSHFTVQFFQEYTNSEMYRNESRPEVLNAYHDVYTMVIPAPYAVLRFGVHEMGDINIRVLEHMTDVYGFNITYEFVNSTIDYHKETCTAYHCSYLGHCIASEDFSEYKCHCFNNFFGDYCHYGLDCNPKTKTNRCQNGGICSYLNGSLNYICECPTGYTGDWCEIKQDDCYYLGCEHLCVEVIPGVKGCQCEEGYQIGPDRQSCIAKENLVVLVRLDITSLQPTTSLERRTVYNNVVRELHLLHIKNISEVTNIRGRSNNSDVIELKFIINKKGMHSTVDLLQNITKQIYEKEGGKIVLTFSIAEELRIIDLVVGNGGPTSMGYINENGFLTISCIAKGRNTTTFQWYKDDIQIDFSISPRGGYVTTVHSKTEGTIRSVLYYTQIKKYDQGYFSCVASDGYSEKHQSIYVSVQTTPQIYIPKRQMVLSTNASVRIPCFSINEPYNTFQYEWYENGAKIQWHTHNRFVESLLPAGTQLFAKRISQSTNFTCRVANMVGAVNLTTRVFVAKDNQLMCHAEIHMGILWPDTRNGHLIKQNCPDGFGGYAERSCYCDVKGGCKWNEPSFLYCQSNQLIKIYDKVEILYHGYRSSTISHILDELHSFISTVNPNIHVGDAELSISILRRIFEYQRQYPMLATSNEKVSFKNIIEVMDCILTATKDLPSNIKQKLTLGENILHISAYLSQKSFKTLFHFETEKETKTQTIDVKEQESRENGSSKTHGMTFTLFTFRSLDTHLTSKTSFKNPMMRFSSDLVAVYADHSLSSLEGQSMDIPIYLIQNKSKEFECVSWTRKKRGISYPSWGNASCSVVSANAGVVTCHCQLPVEVIVVERDINITVNNNDAETDIFLGIILSHAVSICGLFFCVVIIAVNWRYLTGEHYVFYTNYILVLLMNNVVFLVCHLRLHDKMIWIIGEIAVYFLYISAFTCLLMEMFHFFILTLTSKEYSVNKRCSRFIITGWGIPLVLTIFFSIVSQTIPKDASAEKRMVCWISKYSWQFQVFILPVAFIAAAFFIFMAIVWNIRVKLTEESEMVFKRRLRVIFLKSLALLVLTLAESLLGMDMTGKQFSILILHFISKISLVICVYVTRCASDGKIEHCAVRNTWLLNNYLTQKKRWKQNNIDGKLRSEIDAREYYDEVNKTKYTSKRKQELSSLLGTSSLARNSRTDSNGTGSSRTTNTSTNTSITNVSSDREEIIPGKAMNSKAVAERRDGMEEHSPAKGKKCLTGKEATEEYFTMHSIPRRNVNKNGETCVPFHTFENITEAVELHQALIHQADIHIVM